The genomic stretch TCGTGCGCTCGCTGCCGGACTTCCGGCGCTACTTTGCCGCCAAGGCCCGCGTCCTGGGCAAGCCAGCCCTGGACTGGTGGGATCTGTTCGCTCCGGTGGGCCGCAGCGACACGCACTGGGCCTACGACGCCGGCACCCGCTTCGTCGAGGAGCAGTTCCGCGCGTACAGCGTGACCCTGGGCGACTTCGCGGCCCGCGCCTTCCGGGAGGGCTGGATCGACGCCGGCCCCCGCGACGGCAAGCGCAGCGGCGCATTCTGTATGCGCTGGGACGGTGACCGCAGCCGCATCCTGATGAACCACGACCCCAGCCTGGACTCGGTGAGTACCCTGGCACACGAACTGGGGCACGCGTACCACAACGTGCAGCTGGCCCACCTGCCCCCCCTGCAGCGCGAGACCCCCATGACCCTGGCCGAAACGGCCAGCATCTTCTGCGAGACCATCATCCAGAACGCCGCGTTGGAGCGCGCCAGCGGCGAGGAGCGCCTGTACGCGCTGGAGACGCAGCTGCTCGGGCACGCGCAGGTCGTCGTGGACATCCACAGCCGCTTCCTGTTCGAGCGGGCCGTGTACGAGAAGCGGGCCGAACGTGACCTGAACCCGCAGGAGTTCGTGGAACTCATGACCTGGGCACAGCGCGAGACCTACGGCGACGCGGTCGGCACCCTGCACCCGTACATGTGGGCGGTCAAGGGCCACTACTACGGCCTGCCGTTCTACAACTATCCGTACACCTTCGGCCTGCTGTTCGGTCTGGGCCTGTATGCCCAGTACCACGCGGCGCGCCAGCAGGGCGAGGCCGCCGTGCGGGACTTCCAGCGCCGCTACGACGACCTGCTGTCCAGCACCGGTCAGGCGACCCCCCTGGAACTCGCCGCCACCTTCGGTATCGACCTGCACGCCCCGGACTTCTGGGAGGGCAGCCTGGACGTGATCCGGCGCCAGATCGCGGCGTACGAGGCGCTGACGGCGTAGACAGCAGACAGCAGAGGACGCCTGTGATCGTCACCCTCTGCTCTCTGCCCTCTGCGGGCGCGTCGGCGCCCT from Deinococcus sp. AB2017081 encodes the following:
- a CDS encoding M3 family oligoendopeptidase; translated protein: MTLTDLPRWRTTDLYSGLDDPALAADLKALSSDVEALGTLLDTLEIRKDGAAVTPDRLDAALNAMNGVYSRGATIRAYLSAFVSTDSRNAPAQGLMSALTTTTLPLGPLRSRVTAWIGALDGDALDALAGASDTAREHAHLLRRSADYARHQMTPDEEDLAARLRPCGAGGWAKLHGNVSSVLTGTFRGQTLPVTALRALATDPDGTVRQDAFEAEIAAWKGTEVVMAACLNGVKGEEGTLAARRGFTDPVGPSLLSHGIDAQTLAAMQGAVVRSLPDFRRYFAAKARVLGKPALDWWDLFAPVGRSDTHWAYDAGTRFVEEQFRAYSVTLGDFAARAFREGWIDAGPRDGKRSGAFCMRWDGDRSRILMNHDPSLDSVSTLAHELGHAYHNVQLAHLPPLQRETPMTLAETASIFCETIIQNAALERASGEERLYALETQLLGHAQVVVDIHSRFLFERAVYEKRAERDLNPQEFVELMTWAQRETYGDAVGTLHPYMWAVKGHYYGLPFYNYPYTFGLLFGLGLYAQYHAARQQGEAAVRDFQRRYDDLLSSTGQATPLELAATFGIDLHAPDFWEGSLDVIRRQIAAYEALTA